The Prochlorococcus marinus str. MIT 1214 sequence TACCTGCTGACGATTTAACAGATCCTGCACCTGCTACTACTTTTGCTCATTTAGATGCAACTACTGTTCTAGCAAGAGCTCTTGCAGCAAAAGGTATATATCCTGCTGTTGACCCACTTGACTCAACTAGCACCATGTTGCAACCATCTGTTGTGGGTGATGAGCATTACCGCACTGCCAGAGCAGTTCAATCAACACTTCAAAGATACAAAGAATTGCAGGATATCATTGCTATTTTGGGATTAGACGAACTATCAGAAGAAGATAGAAAAACCGTTGACCGTGCTCGCAAAATAGAGAAATTCCTATCTCAACCTTTTTTTGTTGCGGAAATATTCACAGGTATGTCTGGTAAATATGTGAAATTAGAGGACACAATCAAAGGCTTCAACATGATTCTTGCAGGAGAACTAGACCATCTACCTGAGCAAGCTTTTTATCTTGTTGGAAGCATTGAGGAAGTAAAAGCTAAAGCAGAAAAAATAGAATCTGAAGCAAAAGATTAAAATCTTTTTTCCTACTCAATAACCTTCAGTCAACGTTTTTCTAAAATCCCGAAGAAATGTCTTTAACTCTACGAGTTCTTGCTCCTGATCAGAGCGTATTTGACGATACTGCTGATGAAATAATACTTCCAAGCACTACTGGGCTATTGGGAGTATTACCTGGTCACATCTCAATGGTTACTGCTATTGATTTTGGTGTGTTGAGGGTTTTAAAAAACGGTAATTGGGATTCAATCGCACTAAGTGGGGGGTTCGCAGAAGTGGAATCCAATGAA is a genomic window containing:
- the atpC gene encoding ATP synthase F1 subunit epsilon, with product MSLTLRVLAPDQSVFDDTADEIILPSTTGLLGVLPGHISMVTAIDFGVLRVLKNGNWDSIALSGGFAEVESNEVTVLVNKAEMGKNIDSAKAEAELEQAKNLLSQSQDKETSPEKIKAQEALNKAKAWFNASKSD